GGGCGGCCTTGAGACGATGCGCGCCGTCCACCTCGACCTGGAGCGTGACCCCGTTCCGAATGAACGCTATCAGCTGCTCGTCACCAGTATGACTCTGCATCACATCGCCGACACGGGCCGGGTGCTGGGTGCCTTTCATGACCTGCTGGTTCCTGGCGGGACTCTCTGCATTGCGGACCTGGACAGCGAGCCAGGCGTCTTCCACACGCCCGAGGCGGCGCCCAGCGTCCGCCATCACGGCTTCGACCGAGGGGCGCTTAAGAGCCAGCTCTGCCGGATCGGTTTTCGAGAGGTACGCGATGTCACGGCTCACACCATTCGGCGCCGGATGGAGGGTGGCGAAGAACGGGACTTCCCCGTGTTTCTCGTCACCGCCCGCGCCGGCACGAGAGCATGAAGGGGCCGGGGGGGCGGCGGGTAGAAAGGTGAAGGCCTTGTCGCCCTCTGGTGATACCGGTAATCTGGTGGGTGCTTGGCGAGTCGAGGGGCATCGCCGGAGGTTGAGCCGCGATCGCCCCTGGTGGGCGAGGCGGTTGCGGGACACTGGATCCCAGAGGAGAGCACGATGGATCGGAAGAAGAGCATTGAGCTCCTGAACAAGGCCGTGGCGGATGAGCTTCAGGCGGTGCATCAGTACATGTACTGGCATTTTCATTTGGATGACCAGGGTTTCGGACCCTTGTCGGCCATGTTGCGGCGCATCGCGATCGCGGAGATGGGTCACGTCGAGCGTTTGGCCGAGCGCATTCTTTTTCTCAAGGGGGATGTGGACATGGTCGCCGCAGCCCCGGTCCAGCGTATCACCGAGCCTGACGCGATTGTGGCCAAGGCTTGCGAGTTGGAGCAGGGTGCCGTGGTCGAGTACAATCAGTATG
This is a stretch of genomic DNA from Phycisphaerae bacterium. It encodes these proteins:
- a CDS encoding bacterioferritin, encoding MDRKKSIELLNKAVADELQAVHQYMYWHFHLDDQGFGPLSAMLRRIAIAEMGHVERLAERILFLKGDVDMVAAAPVQRITEPDAIVAKACELEQGAVVEYNQYALECAKLADSASKQLFEALVNDEEGHFDEFEKQFDNIKRFGPSYLALQSFSGGASAQESSPGASEGA
- a CDS encoding class I SAM-dependent methyltransferase; the protein is MIASHFDTAAATWDAEPRRIALMRAVGQTILREVGPTKEMDVLDYGCGTGLIGLFLLSHVRSVTGADSSSGMLEVLRKKLLEGGLETMRAVHLDLERDPVPNERYQLLVTSMTLHHIADTGRVLGAFHDLLVPGGTLCIADLDSEPGVFHTPEAAPSVRHHGFDRGALKSQLCRIGFREVRDVTAHTIRRRMEGGEERDFPVFLVTARAGTRA